DNA sequence from the Manihot esculenta cultivar AM560-2 chromosome 11, M.esculenta_v8, whole genome shotgun sequence genome:
agatgtaaacaaacatcaagaatataatgataaaatggactaaaatatgctctatcaagcttcttaatactcggctcgagttcgatatgagtaaagctcgaattcggctcgagctcgaaaaaattttaacgaaccaagcttgagttcttcaaagctcggctcggctcgattCGTTTACACCCCTAGCTAAAGGCCACCTGCTGTTTGGTGGCATAGGTCAGATGGCTAATAAGAGCCAGAAAGCGAGGGTCAAAAGTATCTGGGACTCCCCCAAACATCTTACTGCACAACATCTCGGCCACGAAAGCTAGTATCAACTTAGTGGTCACCTCACCTCGTTCAATAGCTCGTTGTTCAAGGCAGAAGACAAGTGCTCCACCATATTTTTTCCCTTATCAACGAGAGAAGAAGGGGCTGCCTCTGAGGGTTCTGAAGTCTAAGTGTGTTTAACGGCCCTGCTCTCAATGGTAATAATGCCCACAGCTTGAATGGAAGGGACATCCAAGGGAGAAGACTTGGTGCCCTCTTCCAAGCAACTCTCTGCCGACTCGCTAACCACGATAGGCTCCTTAGGAACTTCCTTTGGAGCAGGGGAGCCTTGGAAGAGGTCGGCACTTTAGGAGGGACTGATGTCCTGGAAGTCACTAAAAAAGAGCCCTTTGACACAAGCACCAAAGCCAAAGAAGGTGCAGGGGTAGTAGTAGAGCGACAAACTGATGATGTGGGAGCTGTAGCTTGGAAAACCTCCCTAATCACATCAGCAATAGACTTGTTGGCCTTGAAAGCGATCAAAGTCTCCTTCGTGCTCTTCTTAGACAGAGCGAAGTTCTTAGGAAGTTTGATGGTACCCATTGGCACGTCGAAAGTTGAAAAGGAAATATTAGTTCAGTTAGAGCTTGAAATAACAAAAGAAGAAtgtaaaggagaaaaaaaaaaaaaacaccagcTTTCCGACAATCCCATAAGTTAGATATGAATATGAACTTTCTCAACGTCATATTTCTTCATAATAGAGGTCAGTCAGAGAAGGAAAATTTGGTATAATAGAGTTAGCTTAGGAAAGTCATTACAACCCTGAGGAATCTCCTCCCAGAAGAGGTCAATGTCCTAGTTGATTTTCAAGCTCTCCTTCAGCTCGATGACAACAAACTGTTCTGTCTaaccctttatagaatccttataTCTAGTGAATATTGACAACTTAACTCGGGAGCCAAAGTAATAGAACCCGTGGTTAGATTTGACCAAATGGAGGAAGGTGCAGAATAACTCGAGGGAAGGGCAAAACCCCAGTACAAGTAGATAGGctcaaaaaaatacataaataggATAGATTTAGATGATAACATTCAAGGGGTCACTTTGAAGTGATGGAAGACCTCGATAAAAAAAGTGGTAAAGGGAAAAGTAAGACCGAGTTCGTGTTTCTTCACGAAAAAGACCAAGTTACGCCTGTGCTAAGCATCTACAGGCCTTTCGGAGGTGGATTAGGGAGAACTATACATTAGGCAAAGGAGCCCTAATTTTGAAGATGGTGACATCAGAGAAATCATAGGAGAAGTagtgagagaaagaagaagggGCGATAGAAGGCACCAGACCGACCACCTCTAGAATCCTAATAAAAGCCATGAAAGGAGCAAGACGTACCTCAGATTGGAAAATTAGGGATTACAGAGAAGGAAAAAAGCAAGATAGTAGAAATAGCGTAAGAGATAGAGCAACGAGCGAAAGCAAGAGCACAAATTTGAAATGGGAAAAGGCAAAGAAAGGACATTTTGACAGAAATCTCCTAGAGTCATGCGGTAATAATTGGATCTCGAAATTTACCTCTCATAAATTACAGAATAATTAATGAAGGGTAAAAAAGCACTTGATGACAGCCGGGCTCCAGAAGCCTGGACCTTGGTGAAGCCCATGTTAGAATGATTGGGCTCGGGTTCAATTAGCGCCTAAGACACGACTCTAAATCTTATGAAAGTCCGAGGACTATCTAGACAAGCCGGATTGGGCATAAATATGTTTGTGAGAGTTAAGTTCATTAGCCCACGTGAAACAACAAACCTCATAATATACGAGATCATGTTAAAGTAGCACGGAATTAAATAGTCCCCTAATGAAAGTCCCCTAATGAAAGAAAAGGACGCAATACCTCTATACGTATGATCAGCGCGAATATGACAGGAAAGTACTAGCACAGACCGATGATTATACGTcactaaaaaacaaaaaagaagggGGGAATAAAAGGATACGCAAGAGAAATAGAAATCAAGTTTAACAAAATACATTCTGAATCTGACCCATTATTGAATTTTAgacattaaaatgtaatttttttaatttatttttttctttaaaagtaTTTGAGAGggggaaaattaaaaaaaaaaaaatactttttttcttTCGAAAATAGAGAGATTATTGGATTTTGATTTGGATTCAAGCCGAACTTCCgatttgatataatttattagGTAATTCTATTCTGTATGAAATTTGTAAGAGTTTGATATTCAGCTCCCTCTTTCATCTCTGACATACTTTTGAATGATGTTTCTAATCAGTTGTCCTTATCttgattgcataatctagaatCTAAGATTAGACTATCAAATTCCAAGTACAAAACACTATTTTACCAGCTTGattctttatatttatataaagagATAAGAGTCTCAAATCTTCACATCCAAATGCTCAAGGCTCGTCACTTCTCTCCTCTTTCTCTGTTTCTTCACCTTCAACTTTCTTGTACACAAAACCTTTAGCAACCCATATATAAACACACAAATTTAAAGCACTCATTACTGCCAACACCCAGTAGAAGTAATCAAGATGGGCACGATTCAGATTATCTTCAAGCCAAACACTTCCATACTTGGAGGTAATAGCCTGCACTGCAGATATAGCAGCAGTATTTATGAAGCTCCCAATTCCTAGTATACTTAGATATGCAGCTGCTCCCATGCTTCTCATGGCTTCCGGCATTTGATCATAGAACAGTTCTTGTAACCCAACCACTGTAAACAAATCTGCTAGTCCACTCAACATGTATTGCGGGAGCAACCACCACACGGACATTGGTACTATTGCTTTTGGGTTGTCCATAAGGCCATGGTCTCTTGCAGTGCTGACTCTTTTAGCCTCTACTAGAGCTGACACTGCCATTTGAAGAATGGAGAGGAACAAGCCAATGCCGATTCTTTGAAGCATGGTTATCCCAGAAGGGTGTCCTGTAATTTTTCTGGCCATGGGGACGAAAACTCGGTCGTAAAGCGGGACAGCTACGAGGATGGTGATGCCTATGAGGGATTGAAGCGATGCTGGAGGAAACTGGAAGTTTGGTCCGATTGATCTGATCATTGTGCTGCCTTGCTTGGTGAAAAATGTGTGGGTTTGAACTACAACGGCTGTGAACATCAAGCAACTTAGCCAAATGGGGATAAGGCGAAGGACTAACTTCACTTCTTCCACTTGGTTTAGGGTGCAGAGCCTCCATGGATTTCTGGTATTGCTTGAGGCATCCATGTTGTCAATTATCATTGCCTTGTCCAATAACCTGTGAcccattattttaatttcaattagaaATGATTAATCAGGCACCTTAATTATTAGAGATTCCTAATTTTGACTTAATCataaagtaataattatttattttatagtgGAGATGGATCCTCCactataaaacaaaaaaaaccaTTCAATTTCAACATTTAACTTTGCaagtgaaaatataaaaaataaccttaTATTTCTAATACACCTCATAAAGGAAACAAATGTTGACTAAAGCTGAAGGGTGAATAAGCAAAAGTGCACTTTCCTTTTATAAATAGggaaaaacaatatttaaattaggaatatttacttttagaaactttttatatttctaaaaataaataacaaaattagAATTTGTGAGGGCACAAATCAATTTGGGTAGAGTACAATTATATGAAATGGATGATGATAATATGCAATAATGTCTCAGCTCATCTGTGTGTGCACATGCTATGTTTCACTTCCTATTTTTACAGTAACTCAATTCAATATTCAACACAAAtcaaattttgtaaaaaatttgTTTTCGCATGTCACACAAtatcactattttttttttattcagctCAATTTTTcatagtataaaattttataatgctCCAAAAAGAAGTAAATCTTGATTAATAAGAAATGAGATTCTTAGTCTTATAATTGAAGATGCCAcattaaatttttcatattaatgaattaaatttcattttcacAGATAAGGCAAGTTTACAAAGACGCAGGATCTGGTTGTCTTAAAGGTCAAGACCTGTATTGTCTTTTACTTGCAGTCAAAGAATGTGGGAGCCCAAGTACTGTTTATCTTGATATGAACCCAACGAATCCCATTAACCCCTTGTGCCTAATTTCAACATAGGCATTGAGGATAAGAGCTGACATATGATCCCAACACTAAAAACAACTTTGCCTTTTAGAATTGACCCATACCTGAATTGTTCAGTGCGGGCCAATGTCCGAGCCCTAGGTTGACCCACGACCTCGAGGTCAGCCCCATCTTTAT
Encoded proteins:
- the LOC110626134 gene encoding protein NRT1/ PTR FAMILY 5.4, which codes for MDRSTVSPIITQHAHEHTAKVSAAPTKSFKGAWTSAIFIIFVEVAERFAFYGLSGNLITYLTNDLHESTADAAKNINTWIGVSSIFPIVGAFLADSFLGRFKTILLSTMIYLTGLVLLTLTVSVIPMNHRKSVFFLALYVLAIGEGGHKPCVQTFAADQFDEQKPEEKSAKSSFFNWWYLAIVVSATSAVLLVIYVQDNVGWTEGFGILAGAVAVALVIFLAGMKKYRKEAPVGSPYTALVQVLIAAARKRRVNETLEGWGICYEDDDKDGADLEVVGQPRARTLARTEQFRLLDKAMIIDNMDASSNTRNPWRLCTLNQVEEVKLVLRLIPIWLSCLMFTAVVVQTHTFFTKQGSTMIRSIGPNFQFPPASLQSLIGITILVAVPLYDRVFVPMARKITGHPSGITMLQRIGIGLFLSILQMAVSALVEAKRVSTARDHGLMDNPKAIVPMSVWWLLPQYMLSGLADLFTVVGLQELFYDQMPEAMRSMGAAAYLSILGIGSFINTAAISAVQAITSKYGSVWLEDNLNRAHLDYFYWVLAVMSALNLCVYIWVAKGFVYKKVEGEETEKEERSDEP